A window of the Hypomesus transpacificus isolate Combined female chromosome 8, fHypTra1, whole genome shotgun sequence genome harbors these coding sequences:
- the cdv3 gene encoding protein CDV3 homolog, translating into MADVATTGGAEKSLDDFFAKRDKKKKKEKGKGKETAAGPTPVVLKKNKKEKEKSTKSENQDAQIEREDEEWKEFEQKEVDYSGLRLQALQISDEKEEEEYEREEVGDDGEIILVSGDKFSGPWNKSGSAPAAVAPVEEVEVPESKPSGVYRPPGARLTTNKRGPTQGPPEIFSDTQFPSLGATSKHMETRKDREMEKTFEVVKHKTRGREEGGSASMQQLQLDNQYAILGAK; encoded by the exons ATGGCGGATGTTGCTACAACTGGCGGTGCGGAGAAGAGCCTGGATGATTTCTTTGCCAAGAGGgataaaaagaagaagaaagaaaaggggaaggggaaagagACGGCAGCTGGGCCCACCCCAGTTGTcttaaaaaagaacaaaaaggaaaaggagaagTCAACGAAAAGTGAAAACCAAGATGCGCAGATTGAAAGG GAGGACGAGGAGTGGAAAGAATTTGAGCAGAAAGAGGTGGATTACAGCGGCCTCCGACTGCAGGCCCTGCAGATAAG tgatgagaaggaggaggaggagtatgaAAGGGAGGAAGTTGGGGATGATGGAGAGATCATCCTGGTCAGTGGAGACAAATTTTCTGGACCTTGGAACAAATCTGGCTCAGCTCCAGCTGCTGTTGCCCCTGTGG AGGAAGTGGAAGTGCCTGAGTCCAAGCCTTCAGGAGTGTACCGCCCCCCAGGGGCCAGGCTGACCACCAACAAGCGAGGCCCCACCCAAGGCCCCCCTGAGATCTTCAGCGACACGCAGTTTCCCTCCCTGGGTGCAACCTCTAAGCACATGGAGACTCGCAA GGATAGAGAAATGGAGAAGACCTTCGAGGTGGTGAAGCACAAGACCCGCGgccgagaggagggggggagtgctTCTATGCAACAGCTGCAGCTTGACAACCAGTATGCCATCCTGGGGGCCAAgtaa
- the kif9 gene encoding kinesin-like protein KIF9 gives MSARGSEVSVFVRTRPTASFAQELIEYLPDGQTVNVRQRKESRKGVVNNQLNSWSFRLDGVLHDVSQEDVYARVGRGVVLRALQGYNGTVMCFGQTGAGKTYTMTGATENYSQRGIIPRALQEVFREVEQRSDHTFNVHLSFLEIYNETLVDLLSSVRGCPGPGPGGMAVVEESGGSVVVKGLSLHLVHSEVEALNLLFEGEMNRIIGAHSLNRNSSRSHCILTVHIESHSRTLSDAKYVTSKLNLVDLAGSERLGKTRSEGQVLKEAMYINKSLSFLEQAILALADRRRDHVPFRQTKLTHALKDSLGGNCNTVLVANIYGEATQIEETLSTLRFASRMKRVRTDPALNEHINPVLQVLKLQKEIQLLKQQLSIHDTLANRTGMSYETLSETQVAEIQSQVQRYLEGSLEEINIVNIRQIQEVFAQFKVAIQQQEQRVRSQLGETYSLVEKTQSSSGTPAAKLQAPKSMVGEVDGCGFGVGMAAPSERHVRPVSPDRTRTRKAKELVSHGKKDPGPGRPAEDVSGPPSQREPEVYELETQDPLVLLPGPREPPRPDSPPSKTEAFEDFKAERGSEINRILKENKAVLLERRARLRELTDAINTVKTEIDHTSSALQQWRERRQSQGQFVSAQGELVLEEEELVLVMRLQELKSQYRLLYEEQRSTKAEVSYCHHLVDQCRARLLTEFESWYNESFLLPEEVQAMLRTGGTIRPGLIPLDKALALEEDEQVRCERVRSERLADSPSAVSFYSAHMRSLQRQRSVGRAMPQTASQKKSPRDSGRTRLPAILTIM, from the exons ATGAGTGCTCGCGGCAGTGAAGTGAGCGTTTTTGTTCGTACTAGACCGACGGCCAGCTTTGCTCAGGAGCTCATAGAATATCTACCGGATGGACAG ACAGTGAATGTCCGCCAGAGAAAGGAGTCCAGGAAGGGGGTGGTGAACAACCAGCTGAACTCCTGGTCCTTCCGTTTGGATGGCGTCCTACATGACGTGTCACAGGAGGATGTGTATGCCCGTGTGGGGCGAGGGGTAGTGCTCAGGGCGCTGCAGGGGTACAACG GAACTGTGATGTGTTTTGGCCAGACGGGAGCAGGGAAGACGTACACCATGACAGGAGCCACAGAGAATTACAGTCAGAGAGGGATTATACCCAGAGCCCTACAGGAG GTGTTCCGGGAGGTGGAGCAGCGTTCCGACCACACCTTCAACGTGCACCTGTCCTTCCTGGAGATCTACAACGAGACCCTGGTGGACCTGCTGTCCTCTGTACGGGGATGCCCAGGCCCAGGTCCAGGGGGCATGGCTGTGGTGGAGGAGTCTGGAGGGAGCGTGGTCGTTAAGGGGCTGTCCCTGCACCTAGTCCACAGTGAAGTAGAAGCCCTCAACCTGCTTTTTGAG GGAGAAATGAACCGCATCATTGGAGCTCACAGCCTCAACAGAAACTCCTCCAGATCTCACTGCATCCTTACAGTGCACATTGAG TCTCATTCCCGCACTCTGTCTGATGCTAAATACGTGACCTCCAAGCTGAACTTGGTGGACCTAGCAGGCTCAGAGAGACTGGGCAAGACAAGG TCAGAGGGCCAGGTGCTGAAGGAGGCCATGTACATCAACAAGTCCCTGTCATTCCTGGAGCAGGCCATCCTGGCTCTGGCAGACCGGAGGAGAGACCACGTGCCCTTCAGACAGACCAAACTCACCCACGCCCTCAAGGACTCACTGG GTGGGAACTGCAACACAGTTCTGGTGGCCAACATCTACGGAGAGGCCACTCAGATAGAGGAGACC CTGTCCACCTTGCGGTTCGCCAGCCGTATGAAGCGTGTCAGAACCGATCCGGCCCTTAACGAGCACATCAACCCGGTG CTGCAGGTGCTGAAGCTGCAGAAGGAGATCCAGCTGCTGAAACAGCAGCTGTCTATTCACGACACCCTG GCCAACCGCACAGGCATGTCGTACGAGACGCTGTCCGAGACCCAGGTGGCAGAGATTCAGAGCCAGGTTCAGAGATACCTGGAGGGAAGCCTGGAAGAGATCAAC ATTGTCAATATCAGACAGATCCAGGAGGTATTTGCTCAGTTCAAGGTGGCCATACA GCAGCAGGAGCAGCGTGTGAGGAGCCAGCTGGGTGAGACCTACAGCCTAGTGGAAAAGACCCAGAGTTCCTCTGGAACTCCAGCTGCCAAG CTGCAGGCCCCCAAAAGCATGGTGGGAGAGGTGGACGGCTGTGGGTTTGGGGTCGGCATGGCTGCCCCCTCAGAGAGGCATGTCCGCCCCGTGTCCCCTGacaggaccagaaccaggaagGCCAAGGAGCTGGTCAG CCATGGTAAGAAGGACCCAGGACCAGGCAGGCCAGCGGAGGATGTGTCCGGGCCACCCAGCCAGAGGGAGCCTGAGGTGTACGAGCTGGAGACCCAGGATCCCCTGGTGCTACTCCCCGGTCCCAGGGAGCCCCCCAGGCCTGA TTCCCCTCCCAGTAAGACTGAGGCATTTGAGGACTTCAAGGCGGAGCGCGGCAGTGAGATAAACCGCATTCTGAAGGAGAACAAGGCGGTCCTGCTGGAGCGGCGGGCCCGCCTCCGAGAGCTCACCGACGCCATCAACACGGTCAAAACAGAGATAGACCACACCAGCTCCGCCCTGCagcagtggagggagaggaggcagagccAGG gtcagtTTGTGAGTGCGCAGGGGGAGctggtgctggaggaggaggagctggtgctGGTCATGCGTCTGCAGGAGCTGAAGTCCCAGTACCGGCTGCTGTACGAGGAACAGCGCAGCACCAAGGCTGAGGTCAGCTACTGCCACCACCTGGTGGACCAGTGTAGGGCACGCCTACTGACCG agTTTGAGAGCTGGTACAATGAGTCCTTCCTGCTCCCAGAGGAGGTCCAGGCCATGCTAAGGACCGGGGGAACAATCCGACCTGGACTCATACCCCTGGACAAGGCACTGGCTCTG GAAGAGGATGAGCAGGTGCGTTGTGAGCGTGTGAGGTCTGAGCGGCTGGCCGACAGCCCCAGCGCCGTCTCCTTCTACAGCGCTCACATGAGGTCGCTTCAGCGG CAGAGGAGCGTGGGCAGGGCCATGCCTCAGACTGCCTCCCAGAAGAAAAGCCCCAGAGACTCTGGCCGCACCAGACTTCCTGCCATCCTCACCATCATGTGA